From the Xenopus laevis strain J_2021 chromosome 7L, Xenopus_laevis_v10.1, whole genome shotgun sequence genome, the window ACCCAGGCTTCTCTCACAGCATTTCCAGCCAGAATGGATTGGAGCAGGGGAGTAAAGAAGCACCCGGTGACCCTGCAAAGTGGCGGCTCTTCAGGACTCCCCCCCCCCGCATTGCCAGGGCCATACTTACACCACTGTAACGAATGATCCTTCTCCCAGTCCCACCCCCCGGCCCATTTCACCTGTAAGTGGAGCGGcccttcgggcaattgcccgatcgggcagattgccagtccgggcctgggaccCATTGAGGTgtctataagggctcttactcatgagcgtttttacctgcgctcccctgcgttccgtttttcggcgttcagccgcaggggagcgcaggaatagacgcatttaattttttagaatggggctgtactcacacaggcacatgtaggcgccgaacgcaggttgagacgcaacatgctgcatttttcctgcgtttggcgcctacatgcgcctgtgtgagtacagccccattctaaaaaattaaatgcgtctattcctgcgctcccctgcggctgaacgccgaaaaacggaatgcaggggagcgcaggtaaaaacgctcatgagtaagagccctaacactgaggatttgcctgccaatattattaaggGTGGCTTTTTTACCAGATCCCTACACACATATAATCAATTAAGAGGGAATGAGTTAAACGCACCATCTGAAATACAAACAAACCTGAGCAGTGCGGGAGAGGAGATTTCGAGAAAGAagaggcttttattttttgcaggagtGGGTGTAAGATAACAGAGGCTGAAAGCAGTAGTACTTGCCACCCTACAGGAAGTAGTGTCCATATGAGGaggcgtttttttaaaaaaatatctcttatttatttgtgggtttttcaaCAAAcatcacgttttttttttatctttataacaATTTCATTATCTAATAACAATCTACAATAAGCCTCAAAATTATCAAAGTAAAATAATGTTAAGTTAAACCGTGAGTATAGTAAcctgtaaataatataaaagtatGGACTGTAAATTGTGAACcagataacaaaaaaaataaagaaacaaatttcTTGTGCTGGAATAAGTCTCATGTTTAATAAAATGAAGAGCTAAGTGGCTTAGGATGTTTTTCAAACCAAGTAATACATTGAGACataaactggtacacccaaaggatccaacaccaaaagaaaaacaaagcaatgtggtatacggagtccagtgtagtgaggagagcacagatctatacattgagGGCAAAACtatttctacacctaaaagacaagagctttgaagatagcaaggtccaaatattggataaagaagaggTGTGAAATAGGCAATTCATGTCAAGGCGGAGAAACCATCCCaaaacagaggcgggggccttccacaccacctgtctgctacatgaGTTGCATGGTACCTTGGTGTTCCTATTACAGTAACTACACAGCATGCACACCTCTGTGATTTCCaactgtcacctctctgaagagttacaatgtgccattgtgattggattaatggaagagtttatatgccgaggatttcccGTACccgtcagttgtactgaagaagctgctcagatgagtactGAAATTCTTCAATGATTACACAgctgctctagatttactttttctagatataccatgacctgtttgaatgaaaatcttcctagtcatttattgaagatgtttccCCTAGCTTCTTCATTTCAATGgaagcagacaggtggtgttgaagggaTGGTTTCTCtacctcaggggtccccaaccttttgaacccgtgagcaacattcacacgtataaggagttggggagcaacactagtataaaaaaaattcttggggtgccaaataagtgctgtgattggccatttagtagccattatgtggattgtcaacctacattgaggctctgttttgcagtgcacctggttttaatgagcaacatccaagggtttggagagtaacatgttgctcacgagcttctggttggggatcactgctctacctTATCATGCATTGCCTATTTAACAACTTGTTCAGACCAGTGtagacaaaatccagaagcaTACCAAATATATAGTTTCTCTGTTAAAATAGGTGATTTGTTTATTACAAAGCAATGTTTGAGACccctccgggccctttatcaaggcttgataaagggcccggatgGGTCGGAAACTATGCCTTGTTTGTGAACTGCTtctgggctaaataaatcacctattTTCACGCAGCAACtattttttggtgtgcttctggattttgtctatACTGACTTTTGAAGGGGATTTCTGGTTGAGCACCCACCACTTTCAACAAGTGGAAACTTCACAGGTAGAGCACTCCATTCTCGTGCAGCAGTATTTGTTCAAACCAATGGTCTTCTCTTGTAAAACATTGTTCTCTTCAAGGATCAGTTGTATCAGCTCCCAAATGTACAGATCTGTGagctcctcactacactggactgtGTATAGCACTTAGCTTTTCTTTTCAAAGAAATCTGATGTACACAGGGGGACCTTGAAAACcatctgtctgctacatacaatgttgTTCTAACTTCTTTACCTTGGTGGTTTCACAAAACTTCACATCTCCATTCATggaactctcacaagtaacatcGGCCTCTCTGAGTTGAATGATACACATtattcacacctctgtgagtttctgtcacgaccggcacccaataccagaacaagtgccaagcaccctggtctcggctcggcttcaccagtagtgtgaccaccgttgggcttcgggaggagccctcagcttacttgggtgccacctggacttaatgaggggtacaaggcgagatgttctggctggcaaaggggcactgctgttagcagagtcttttgggccgaaggtcacggtacatgGTGCCGGCGGAtagggcgaccccgccgcacaggtatttttcTTACGGTTTcacttataatttattattatagtaattattattaatagtgaCACTTCATTTTAATTCCAGGAACAATTAGCAAATCCCTGTTTGTAAATGAGCAAAACAGGACAACCCCCACATTTCATTGGGCGGACCCTCCCTGAAATCAAGGCAAATTATGTAAGGAAATACATATTAATGAAGGTGCAACATTCAGGAACTTCTCAAAGATAGGGTTTTTTCTTCTTGGTAACTATCAGCAGATTCGTTATTTAGCAATCACTGCCTTTCACGAGTTCCATCACTAAGAATGTTCTTCATTTAGTCTTAGAAGTTCTGCTTCATTTGTAGCTGAAGTGTTACTTTCCAGCCCAGAAACCaccctgtttttaaaaaagaattagaaAGAGGAATTATATAGATACTGCATTGGACCATGGAATTGAACAAGGGAGGGCTGGCATTGTATGATTTGTAGGGGAAGGGGTTCAAAACGAATAATGTTGCTCAATGTGGTTctcatttaagttaacttctagtatgttatagaatgactaattataagaaatgtttcaattgCTTCAATTGCccacagtttttgaattatttccttcttcttcttctgactctttccaacattcaaatgggggtcactgaccccatataaaacaaatgctctgtaaggctacacatgtagttattactactttttattactcatctttctatttaagcctctcctattcatattccagtctcttatgcaaaccaatgtatggttgctagggtaatttggaccctagcaaccagatggctgaaattgcaaactaactCAAACcatgaattataaaaaattaaaaccagttgcaaattgtctcagaatatcactctctacgtcagtgatccccaaccagtagctcgtgagtaacatgttgctcaccaacccctttgatgttgctctcagtggcctcaaagcagttgtttatttttgaattccaggcttggaggcaagttatggttgtataaaaaccaggtgcactgccaaacagagtctcaatttAGGcttacaatcctcataggggctagtaaatggccaatcacagtccttatttggcaccccaggaacatttttcatgctagtgttgctccccaactgcttttacttctgaatgttgctcatggggtcaaaaggttggggatccctgctctacgtcatagtaacagttaatttaaaggtgaacaacccctttaaatgtctaGTTAGTTATATTAATGACCCTGGGCCTAAGAGCAAATGCTTTTCAGATTTCCTTGCCAGTCCTAACCCTAGATGTTGTCCTCTCCTGTAATCCTCCTGTAATCCTCTCCCATGTTGTCTGTTTGTTTGCCTGGAGACCAAAAATACAGATCAACCCACTTGGGTGGCCAGATTGAGCAAAGGGACCCTGGTCTGGTGACCTTACCAAATGAGTGGCCCTGCTGCTGATACCCAGCTTTAGACAAGGCTGAAACTTTAATGGAAAAGGGAACATTCTTCCTTGTGATATCAGGGTTACAGGTGAGTAGGGTAAGTGGCTATGGTTGCCATCTACAATCACAATTCCTGCAGTTATTTTAGGGCCAAGTGTCATCTATTAACCAGACTCCTAATACTCACTTTAAAGAGATGGAATGTGGAATTTTCCttctgaaaaacagaaaatgtccATAAATCCCAGAGCTAAACAGGTCCGACTAATCATAGGAATGAACTGAACTTACCTTCTACAGAACATGACTATGAGTATCACAGCAATGATGGTGGGAACAATCACTCCTATTGATGCCCATATGGCAATGATATTGTTAGGGTTTTTAGATGGTGGCATTTCATTATCATCTTTATGCTGGCAAAACCCTGAAATAAAACACAGTCTAGATTAGAGATAAATGACCCTGATGGAACCAAaatactcagtgtcggactgggacaccaggggcccaccaaaaacccttagaccaggggcccacccaaaaacccttagaccaggggcccacccaaaaacccttagaccaggggcccacgggagttttcctggtatccctgtgagccagtccgacactgaaaataCTGAGACATTAGCTGGGCTTTCCTTACAATCCTGGACAATCTATTTACTTGTCAATACATAATCAATAACACACAGTCATTCAGGGGATGTTAAATGAATGGTGTCTAATGAATGTGCTACTGTTTaagttaaagggaatgtcaactcaaaaaaaatatctattaaaagaaaacctaattggaagcaacttatatatatacatccattaCAATttgtctatggtttttaagttatttgtatattgtGTAAAGCTGTTAAAAGCAGTGTGTGTCCCTTTTTATTAcctgcactggtggttcagactgttgatacaacgtaagacaaggcagctgattaacacacctgtctttgctgctggggaactgcaacactgtttaaaaaagtaacatccaggagttaagcaaattctgctttaagtagcaattacatttgcaaataaatataaaagcactgattttttttttttttaaataatgcatcTTGGAcaatgcttagaattatgttttcttttatttttgtatttttggggttgactttcccTTCATTTTGGTGAGTTTAAGTTTTATACTTGGACTAGTGATACATTAGTTTGTTTGCTGAGTCTTGAGTGCATTTCTAACAGAGACCAAACTGTATGTTCTTGCAGCAATTACTAAAATATTTGACAGAGAAACGACACGGTAAATGTGACTGTGTCAGGAAGTGGTAAAGAATCTCATTGAAGCCTGTCTGATGTGCGATAAAAAAGAAAGGGGAGGAACTGCTTATGTCCTGTATCTACAGAAAGTTGGAGAGAGGCCTGTTGAcctatttttacaaatttggaatggagtctatgggagaaggcctttccgtaatttggagttttgtggataacgggtttccaaataacagttTCGACAGAGGGCAGTGAATAAGGAAAGCATGGTGTAAGTGGCAGGGTGCACTGaataacacaaatatatatatacagtatagagaggtataggaacctgttatccagaatgctcagggcatggggttttctggataatggatctttctgtaatttggatcttcataccttaaataaactaaaaaatcatgtaaacattaaataaaccccataggccgattttacctccaataaggattaattatatcttagttgggatcaagtacaagttactgttttattattacacagaaaaaggaaatctgtgttaaaatttaaaaatgggtttccaggtaatggatcctatacctgtattacatgcaGTGACTTTACTACCTATAAATACAGTACTGTGGCTTCTTAGAGCAGGAGTTGCTTTCTCAATCCAAACTGACCAATGCATCACATATTTGTATGaccaattctgatttttaaagttAGTGTTTTGGTCAAGGTCCTAAATCTTCTGTCCGTCCTGATAGACAGGGAGATCATTGGCTGATAGACaggaacagggttggactggggggcccgggggcccaccgggactgctgtccagggccctcctctggcccccctactgtgacgtgAAGGCTCCGCTCGGCACGCTTGCCCAGGCGGAGCACAGCGCGCATTAGAAAACGGCGCTGCAATGCGccggaaaaaaaatatttttttagaaaaactgttGGGAGAGGGGGCCTGGCTCGGCCCTCTAGGGTcaaggcccaccgggttttttcctggtgtcctgccgggccagtccgacactggacaggAAGCTCATTGGCTGATAGACAGAGAGCTCATTGGCTGATAGACTAATCCACAATAAGGATTCTTCCTTCTAATTTGGGATACAGTGATGAGTTTAATAGTCTGTCCCTAATGTGGAGAATTAAAGGGGATGTGCACCTTTGagataatgtagagagggatattctgagacaatttgcaattgggtttcttttttatttgaggtttttgagttatttagctttttattcagcagctctccagtttgcaatttcagcaatcgggttgctaaggtccaatttcccctagcaatcatgcattgatttgaataggagactggaatatgattaggaggggcctgaatagaaatatgtctAATTAAAAGtagtaatacaaatacatttgtagtcttacagatggggtcagtgacccacatttgaaagctggaaggagttattaaaaatctataaaaaaattaatcatgaagaccaattgaaaaatttgcttataactgaccattctataacagttaactgaaaggtgaaccaaccctgaTACTGGTAGACCTCTTCTTTATAGGACATGTACAAATGAGTCGTCTCAATGAGTTCAAGCTGAGATGTATCTGAGCCCTGAACATGCCTTTCATTTTAAAGGATGGTAGGAGTGAATACACTGTGAACGCATAATTATGCACATGAACTTTAgtcaggtataggacctgtcaggtataggacccgtcaggtataggacccgttatccagaaacccctcatccagaaagctcagaattacagaaaagccgtctcccatagactccattttatgcaaataatccacatttttaaaaatgatttcctttttctgtgtaataataaaacagtaacttgtacttgatcccaactaagatataattaatccttattggaagcaaaagcagcctattgggtttctttaatatatatatgattttattatagacttaaggtatgaagatccaaattatggaaagatctattatctggaataccctaggcctgagcattctggataaccggtccacTACCTGTATTCCTTCTTACCTTCAAACAAGGCCTCTGCAGACCTGCCCACCTTCCCAGCTCCATATTCCAGATAGAAGGTCTTATATTCCAGATCCATTGTTTGCAACAACAAGCAAGTGTCGTTGACCAGAGTCACGTGGGAGGAATTAGTGCAAGTTTCTTTATGTTTGGGGAACTTCATCTGGAAACTGCAGTATTCTGTTGTGGTCCCTATTTTGATGGAAAGATGTTGGTTCAACAGATGTTCCCCATTGGTAGAGAATCGGTACTGATGGCAGTTGTTGGGAAAGGCTGGATGGGGAAGAAGTAACACTTTAAAAAATACGAAAAATCGTATTTACTTTCTGTTGTGAATAATTTATAGGCACTTTTCTTGTTTGTATGATACCTGGGGATCTATCTACTTTCCTCCAGGCATGTGATTCTAGTTCTACTTTTGCTTATTACATTACAAACCCATTATTTATTTACTCCAGAACTGTGTAAGACAAAAGAAATATGACACGTTGCTGTCTCCTTGACTATAAATATGTCAACATCTTccgaactttttcttttttctatccCAATAATATGACAAATCAAGCTGGCAGTTtctaaaaacagcaattttgctCCAGACGTGATCATAGAGCAAGTTCTGGAATCACTAGAATGGCTTTGGAATGAGACAAGCCATTTGATTACTTTGTAGTTACAGCCAATGGAACTCATTCAGCAAAAGTCTCATCTTAAAAATATAAGATCCCTTGGTGCTTTTCCTGAAATCTTTCTATCCTTGAGCCTTTGCACTTACACAGTGGGTGATGCTTAGGGTACTAACCCTTCTGCTCTACTTGGTGGAGCCTCTGGATGCTCTACTAAATTCCCTTGATCCAACTCTCAATCTTGGCATTATAACCGTAGTTTACTTTCTTATGAGCTAGCTCTACCTTGCATATCTTCTACTGAGGCCTAGAATCAGGTTCTTAAGCACTCTCCACCCATTCCAACAAGAGGGGTCCACTTAGACAGAACTTTGGGATTCCCTCACTTTCATAAAATAGAAGAACCCTCTGACATCACTTATCAACTAGAAACTCACAGAGCATACCTAACCATGAATGCCTCCACCCAACTCCGTACAGACCAAGCCAATCATTGGAGGTAACCCTTATGTGAAATTTCCTAAATACGACTTATACCCTTCTCATGGAGAGAACCCTCTCTAACTCTCTATAGATTAAATGAGTTTACACTGAACCCTCTCAATGTGAGTGCAATGTTCTACTTACGTAATGCTGTGCCGAACAGTAGGGACAATAGTAGAGACAATTGTATTAATGTTATTTGAAGTTTTCCACATTGACCTCCTGGAAGAGCAAAGTGATATGACATATTAGAATGGGAAAGTCTTGTTACTATTTTCATTAAGAAGAGACAGACGCCTACAGTTGGTACATGCTTTTCTGTCATGAGATATATGGTATCTTaccagatttcagtgcaaaatgtaTCTTCTGCAACAAAGAGTGCAACAGTCGGGGTCTAACACATGAATAAGGCAACATGGTCTCCTCCAGCTCTGTCACTGGACCTCTCTTGGTTGTCATATTCTTTAGCACTTTGTAGAGGTTTGTATAATGATGGCTTGTGTTCTTTTGCTCAGACTGTTGCAGGGAGCCATTTTTGTTCTCTGGGACCTGGAATGCATCTTCTGCTGTGATGATCCACTCACAGGATTATTACCCTCAGGACCTTCAAGTCTTGTTGTGATCACATTCCATAGATGTAAGATTAAGATAAGATATTTTAAGCGTGGGATAATAATACATACCTCTTTAAACCTGTGTCAAAGTGTAGGCTACATACAGTAGATCGATATAAAAACATCCATTATAATATAAATGGTTTGCTCATAAGGCCAATTCCTGATGGGACTCCACCACTCTCAAGAAGAGATTAGATAGGATGTGTAATCTCCTTGATGAAGTGGTTCTACTGGCAGATATGCTGGTTTCTAGAAAGACCCAGTTCTGGTGCCATGTTAGAGGCAATGGTATTCTCTAGTTTTCTGGGGGAACACTATTTCTTATGCATTCCCTTTTTCCTGGATTAATCCTCAACAGCTAAAGTTTGAAAATTAGTTGGGGATAATCtcacaccaagggggttatttatcgaaatctgaatttatctcattattttctgaaataagtCCGACCAAAGCCGCACAGGtgatttccccttatttatcaatatattttccaaaaaaaaacacaaaatctttggatggttgaccagtgtcggactggcccaccgggataccaggaaaactcccggtgggccaaagtgtcagtgggtccctcatgctgctaaacttttggcctatttcatggtcattcgctattatatgagaacaaagagactcaatagatggaataatagattacagtatgtaaagaaaacaaaagaatattagtactgagagtgggcccctggtttaaggttttatagtgggctcctggtctaaggttttttggtgggcccctggtgtcccagtccgacactgcagttgacttatatacaaccttggcagatctgagatgccggatttttgcattctgacttTTTCTTCCTCGGGGTATTCTAAATCCCGAAAGATTTGaggtgtttttttcactaaaaattcagattttatagtatgTATAGTCGtctttggcattctgactttaataaataacctcccatgtGGAGGATGTTTATTTCATAAAAGTCCTTggggcctcatttataaacactgggcaaatttgcacctgggcagtaacccatagcaaccaatcagtgatttgttttttttcagccagctgtaggttgaacactgaaagcaatcatcttattggttgccataggttactgcccaggtgcaaatttgcccattgtttataaataaccccccttgtcTCTATGGAGTGAATTGGCCTACCTGCTGGTATTCCTACTGTTTTCTAGTTACTGATAATAGGTAAGATTAAATCATAAGTTAAATCATACATTGCACTAAAGTGATCCCTACTGCCTAAACTCAActcatctacagtatattaacaTAGAGGAGGCAGTTGGCcggcctgaacctggagaaaCTTCTCTTGATGAAAATGAATTCTTCGTTAATTGACGAATATTCACAGTTTCGTACTGGAGAAACTTTACCCGGTGAATCGATTTGAATGTTTATCATCCAAGAAATGGACACACTCCACCTTTTAGTAAAATTGCTGATGTTGTGGtggatttttgtggaaaaatactccaaatttgaacttgcaccctttagtaaatacaATGTGCCCTTCTTTGTATTCATTATTAGGCTTGATactgtaaatctggcccttaaagttattttttaaagacaattgctattgaaagctgcaaactcctgcttgttactatataaacaactttgcaaaagtcttagttccccagcagcaaagacagttcaatagcaatacatatacaaataactgaaaaaccagaaaaaactaaaattgttatgaatatatattgcaagtTTGGTTAGAATtaggtttctttaaagggattctttcatgatttttatgatgtagtttttatttctaaatgacactgcaaataattcactgtacaatataaaatgtcattcctgaaccagcaagtgtatttagttgtaatattggtgtgtaggtgcatctcaggtcattttgcctggtcatgtgatttcagaaagagccagcactttaggatggaactgctttctggcaggctgttgtttctcctactcaatgtaactgaatgtgtctcagtgggacctggattttactattgagtgttgttcttagatctaccaggcagctgttatcttgtgttagggagctactatctggttaccttcccattgttctgttgttaaggtgACGATAAATGCACAGATAATTTTcttacaatattcggtgcgtgtatggtgggaaaagagccaaccgatatcggcagaagacttggaaaacggtcggctcgtcgattgggctggacggaaaattttgatgaacctgaacatcagccattgttagtgctgaatcgtctgatataggtaaaattctattgtttctacctgtatatctctacacgtgtgtattgaaacaaagatcgtaattgttacgtctatggccacctttaggctgctggagggggaagggtgggggtgatatcactccaacttgcagtgcagcagtaaagagtgactgaagtttatcagagcacaagtcacatgactggaggcagctgggaaactgacaatatgtctagccccatgtcagatttcaaaattaaatataaaaaaaatctgttttctcttttaagaaactgatttcagttcagaattctgctgaagcagcactattaactgatgcattttgggagaaaaaaaaaacattttttctcatcaTTTCTCataatatccctttaattaggcaaaataataattttttaggtTGACATTCCTTTTAACTGGCTGTCTGGTTGTTAAGCTCTCTCATCCTAACTAGTGGTagattaatgacatgtggggcccCTGGGCTGTATCCACACAGGGCCACCTTCCAGGTAACTGCTGGGTGCAGATAAGTACAGAACAGGCACATGTGCAGCCGAGCTCTCTAtgcttcttctcccagcaggcaTGTCCGACTGGACCCAGCAGAGACAGAGACAAGTGGTTTCGCTTGAATGTTGAGGTTCTGGTTGCCTTTAAGGGAGCCATTGGCTCCCTTTCCTCTCAATATTCATAATGAAATTAATAAAAGAATCACAAAACTTCTCCCAGTGAGGACGGCACAAGGGTCCAGATTGGTCGGTATTTTTAGGAGCAATTTGGGGAAGGAAACAAAGGAAGAGGGAGACGTTCGTAAGGGGCGTCTGCTCTGTTCTCTCTCCTTCTGCAGAATGAGAGGGAAAAGCGAAACTGATGTATTTACcattattattactgtattattttgctttttcctgTAGGGGGAGATTTAAGTCAAACAAAGACTATGAAAATGATGTGACACTAcccagcagggctgccatcagaaatcacggggccccgcacaactaCATTGTCTGAGCCCCCCTCGCCATCCCTCcctacaagtttttttaaaaaaaaaaaaaaaaattggccagggcCACTACAAGCAagtttttaaggaaaaataattggCCAGGGTCCCtacaagttttttgtttttttttaaaaaataaataaattagccagggcccctacacatttaaaaaaaaaaagcaattggccagggcccctacacatttaaaaaaaaaaacaattagccagggcccctacacatttaaaaaaaaaaacaattagccggGGCCgctacacatttaaaaaaaaaaaaagattggccagggcccctacaagttttttaagaaaaacaattGGCCAGTGCCCCTACAAGcaagttttttaagaaaaataattggCCAGGGTCCctgcaagtttttaaaaaaaacaaaaaaaaaaacaattggcatgggcccctacaagttaaaaaaaaaacaacaattggccaggtcccctacaagtttaaaaaacaaacaaacaaaaaaaaaacacaattagccagggccactacacgtttttaaaaaacaaaaacaattggccagggcccctacaagttttaaaaaaaaaaaacacaatgagccagggcccctacaagtt encodes:
- the LOC108696898 gene encoding uncharacterized protein LOC108696898; its protein translation is MTTKRGPVTELEETMLPYSCVRPRLLHSLLQKIHFALKSGGQCGKLQITLIQLSLLLSLLFGTALPFPNNCHQYRFSTNGEHLLNQHLSIKIGTTTEYCSFQMKFPKHKETCTNSSHVTLVNDTCLLLQTMDLEYKTFYLEYGAGKVGRSAEALFEGFCQHKDDNEMPPSKNPNNIIAIWASIGVIVPTIIAVILIVMFCRRRKIPHSISLKVVSGLESNTSATNEAELLRLNEEHS